From a single Nostoc sp. MS1 genomic region:
- a CDS encoding M10 family metallopeptidase C-terminal domain-containing protein gives MTSNYKALVASEELPNVQTLSYNVTTNTSQLILNQSVLGSIDYQDEQDVFTFNGSVGQVLYYDALQNNLSNNIRVRLVDPLGNTVFLDQEADSDYPGLIDVPEPQPLLTLTQTGTYQLIFESNSPESFTPGNYNFELIDVTSAPNISLNQVISDTLSPGGEANVYRFTDPPGKFLYLDSLTSSSPSGYWQLYDQNGQFVTAIDISSNLPLFIPDGTYTIVANGLSDTDINYSFQLISLTSELTLNTRITGTIDEPEKFFIYTFTGTAGQRLYYDALKNDQSDDISITLIRPSGETLFAQDADQDGILPPLTENGTYTLIIGNPLGSSDTGSYDFRLLTIEHNTVSLNTLVSGTLSPGQESDVYSFRGQAGQTLIFDSLTDGSPSASWRLYADDPFIPVAFGLNISTDFQATLLPFDYDYVLVIDGDSATDINYDFNIISINSTDIINGTSQRDNLIATDANNIIIGLQGSDVLTGGLGSDIFRYESNVDGGDRITDFTVGSDKIDLTGALYSLGYTGTDAIADGYVQFGSRGQQNSVVKIDPDGFNGSAKARDFIVVENVDVASLSNPDNFLSLSPFF, from the coding sequence ATGACAAGTAACTATAAAGCTTTAGTTGCGTCGGAAGAACTGCCAAATGTTCAAACTCTCAGCTATAACGTTACAACGAATACAAGCCAATTGATTCTAAATCAATCTGTCTTAGGTAGTATTGACTACCAGGACGAACAGGATGTGTTCACCTTTAATGGTAGTGTCGGACAGGTATTGTATTACGATGCACTCCAAAATAACTTATCTAATAATATCCGCGTTCGTTTGGTCGATCCTTTAGGAAATACGGTTTTCCTCGACCAAGAAGCAGATAGTGATTACCCAGGTTTAATAGATGTTCCAGAACCCCAACCTCTATTAACTTTGACCCAAACTGGGACTTACCAACTAATTTTTGAGAGTAATTCGCCTGAATCTTTTACACCTGGAAATTATAACTTTGAGCTAATAGACGTTACTAGCGCTCCTAATATTAGCTTGAATCAAGTCATCAGTGATACATTATCCCCTGGTGGAGAAGCTAACGTGTATCGCTTTACAGATCCGCCTGGGAAATTTTTATATCTTGATAGTTTGACGAGTAGTTCCCCCTCTGGTTACTGGCAGCTTTACGACCAGAATGGGCAATTTGTCACGGCTATTGACATTAGTTCTAATCTTCCACTTTTCATACCTGATGGTACTTATACAATAGTTGCAAATGGTTTGAGTGACACAGATATCAACTACAGTTTTCAGTTAATTTCCTTAACAAGTGAACTAACGCTTAACACCCGTATTACAGGAACTATTGACGAACCAGAAAAATTCTTCATTTACACTTTTACTGGTACTGCGGGACAACGTTTATATTATGATGCGCTAAAAAATGATCAGTCTGATGATATCAGTATTACCTTAATTAGACCTTCGGGAGAGACTTTATTTGCTCAAGATGCCGATCAAGATGGTATCTTACCACCTCTGACAGAAAATGGTACTTACACACTTATTATAGGCAATCCTTTAGGCTCCTCTGATACTGGTAGTTATGATTTTCGACTATTAACAATAGAACATAACACTGTTAGCTTGAATACGCTTGTATCTGGAACCCTTTCCCCTGGTCAAGAAAGTGATGTATATAGTTTTCGTGGTCAAGCAGGACAGACGTTAATTTTCGATAGTCTGACAGATGGTTCACCCTCGGCTAGCTGGAGGCTTTACGCTGATGACCCATTTATTCCTGTGGCCTTTGGTTTGAACATTAGCACTGATTTTCAAGCTACCCTCCTACCTTTTGATTATGATTATGTGTTGGTTATAGATGGTGATAGTGCGACGGATATTAACTATGATTTCAACATTATCAGCATCAACAGCACAGACATCATCAATGGCACATCTCAAAGAGACAATTTAATTGCTACTGATGCGAACAATATCATTATTGGTTTGCAAGGTTCCGATGTTCTCACGGGTGGGTTAGGTAGCGATATTTTCCGCTATGAAAGTAATGTAGATGGTGGCGATCGCATTACTGATTTTACTGTGGGTAGCGATAAAATTGACCTCACTGGAGCATTATACAGTCTCGGTTATACAGGTACAGATGCGATCGCTGATGGATATGTGCAGTTTGGCTCAAGAGGACAACAAAATAGTGTAGTCAAAATTGATCCTGATGGTTTTAATGGTTCTGCAAAAGCTAGAGATTTCATCGTTGTGGAAAATGTTGATGTTG
- a CDS encoding type I secretion C-terminal target domain-containing protein has protein sequence MASSYKTFVASEQHQDIQHLNYNSVTTTRELTLNQSVLGSIDEQNQQDIFTFTGTVGQVLYYDALQSNLSDNVSVRLVDPSGNTVFYNQDADNDYPRLITDSGPDSLFTLTQTGTYQLIFVSSTAGSSQPENYNFELIDVATVPTINLNQVISKTFSPGGEAEVYRFTGTAGQTLLFDGLTVGSPSGYWQIYDPNGQFITAGSLNSVTTPFSLPGDDTYTLVLDGVNNTDFNYSFQLRNSQITFNTPVSGTIDEPEDFYIYTFKGTVGQHLYFDALNKDLSSNLNIYIFTPSGQDYFFSTAPLNADANLLLPALPEDGTYTLYISGGSSDSTNSFEFQLIDADDAPINYNEPITGTLSPGQEAAVYSFSYIPGQTLIFDSLTNGFPSASWQLYYNSDFPLKSVLLGGNISFDFEFTPLNVYPYPSSVFVLAINGKSDTDINYSFQVINVDNTAIINGTSGRDTLIGTDVNNIIVGSQGADVLTGGLGIDIFQYTSTVDGGDRITDFTIGSDKIDLRGLLNSINYQGTDPIGDGYVQFGSRGKLGTFINIDPDGFSGSAKARNFIFVENVDVASLSNPENFILLSR, from the coding sequence ATGGCGAGTAGCTATAAAACCTTCGTTGCGTCGGAGCAACACCAAGACATTCAACATCTCAACTACAACAGCGTAACTACCACAAGAGAATTAACTTTAAATCAATCCGTCTTAGGTAGTATTGATGAACAAAATCAGCAAGATATATTTACTTTCACTGGGACAGTTGGACAGGTATTATATTACGATGCTCTTCAAAGTAACTTATCTGATAATGTCAGCGTTCGCTTGGTTGACCCTTCAGGAAATACAGTTTTCTACAACCAAGATGCAGATAATGACTACCCACGTTTAATTACTGATAGCGGGCCTGACAGTCTGTTCACATTGACACAAACAGGCACTTATCAACTAATTTTTGTAAGTAGCACTGCTGGATCTTCTCAACCCGAAAATTATAACTTTGAGCTAATAGACGTTGCTACTGTCCCGACTATTAACTTAAATCAAGTCATTAGTAAGACATTTTCTCCTGGTGGAGAAGCCGAAGTATATCGCTTTACAGGAACAGCAGGACAAACTTTATTATTTGATGGTTTAACAGTCGGTTCTCCCTCTGGTTACTGGCAAATTTATGATCCGAATGGACAATTTATTACGGCTGGTAGTCTCAATTCTGTTACTACACCATTTTCCTTACCTGGGGATGATACTTATACATTAGTTTTGGATGGAGTTAATAACACTGATTTCAACTACAGTTTCCAGTTAAGAAACAGTCAGATAACTTTTAATACTCCCGTCTCAGGCACTATTGACGAACCAGAGGACTTCTATATCTATACATTTAAAGGTACTGTAGGACAGCACTTGTATTTTGATGCCCTTAACAAAGACTTGTCCAGTAATCTTAATATATATATTTTTACTCCGTCTGGACAAGATTACTTTTTCTCAACAGCACCATTAAATGCAGATGCTAATTTACTTCTACCTGCTCTACCAGAAGATGGGACTTATACACTTTATATAAGTGGTGGAAGCTCGGACTCTACTAATAGCTTTGAGTTCCAATTAATAGATGCGGATGATGCACCTATTAACTACAATGAACCAATCACGGGAACTCTTTCTCCTGGTCAAGAAGCGGCTGTGTATAGTTTCTCTTATATACCAGGACAGACGTTAATTTTTGATAGCTTGACGAATGGTTTTCCCTCAGCCAGTTGGCAGCTTTACTATAACAGTGATTTCCCATTAAAAAGTGTATTGTTGGGTGGCAATATTAGCTTTGACTTTGAATTTACACCACTCAATGTCTATCCCTATCCTTCTTCTGTTTTTGTCTTAGCTATAAATGGTAAAAGTGATACGGATATCAACTACAGTTTTCAAGTTATTAACGTCGATAATACAGCTATTATTAATGGTACTTCTGGGCGAGATACTTTAATAGGGACTGACGTTAATAATATTATTGTTGGTTCACAAGGTGCAGACGTTCTCACGGGTGGCTTGGGTATAGATATTTTTCAATATACCAGTACTGTGGATGGAGGCGATCGCATTACTGATTTTACTATCGGTAGCGATAAAATCGACCTACGAGGATTATTAAATAGTATTAATTATCAAGGTACAGATCCAATTGGTGATGGATATGTGCAGTTTGGCTCAAGAGGAAAATTAGGCACTTTTATCAATATTGACCCTGATGGTTTTAGTGGTTCTGCAAAAGCTAGAAATTTCATATTTGTAGAAAATGTTGATGTTGCTAGTTTAAGCAATCCAGAAAATTTTATTTTGTTATCACGCTGA
- a CDS encoding IS5 family transposase produces the protein MYRRAQKQEKAAENFELPFGGKLASDNRWVIMANMIPWSKFEAEYAEIFSARMGAPAKTFRMALGALIIKEKLGISDRETVEQIRENPYLQYFIGMSAYSNESAFDPSMLVHFRERIDIELVNKINQEIVRKMLENKQEVEVRAKKPEVEDSKSKPANRGKLILDASCAPADISYPTDLGLLNQARKQTETIIDTLYKSLLVRNINKPRTYRNKARKDYLAVAKKRKPTVKERRKAIRKQLQYINRNLTHIQQLINLGASLLKLSNSQYKMLLVVAEVYRQQLWLYENQKISIQDRIVSLNQPHIRPIIRGKAGRTVEFGAKFSASYYDGYVFLDHISWDNFNESGDLKSQVEAYKNYTGYYPESVHVDKIYRTRENRAWCQERGIRISGPPLGRPPQNVSPEKKKQAAYDERIRNCIEGKFGQGKRRFSLGRVMAKLPHTSFTAIAITFLVMNLSTLLLRLFCVFFCLFFKTESFFTSSIIETDISLNLKQQKLIFFLD, from the coding sequence ATGTATCGAAGAGCGCAAAAGCAAGAAAAAGCAGCAGAAAACTTTGAACTACCCTTTGGGGGAAAACTAGCGTCAGATAACCGATGGGTAATCATGGCGAACATGATACCTTGGTCAAAATTTGAAGCAGAGTACGCAGAAATATTTTCAGCAAGAATGGGAGCGCCAGCCAAAACATTTAGAATGGCGTTGGGAGCATTAATAATTAAAGAAAAATTAGGAATAAGTGACAGAGAGACAGTAGAACAAATTCGGGAGAACCCGTATCTGCAATACTTTATAGGAATGTCAGCATATAGTAATGAATCTGCATTTGACCCGTCAATGCTAGTTCATTTTAGAGAAAGGATAGATATAGAATTAGTCAATAAAATCAATCAAGAAATAGTCAGGAAGATGTTAGAAAATAAACAGGAGGTAGAAGTAAGAGCAAAAAAGCCAGAGGTCGAGGATTCAAAAAGTAAGCCAGCCAATAGAGGAAAATTAATATTAGATGCTAGTTGTGCGCCAGCAGACATAAGTTATCCGACAGATTTAGGATTATTAAATCAAGCCAGAAAGCAAACAGAAACAATCATAGATACATTATATAAGTCCTTATTAGTAAGAAATATCAACAAACCAAGAACCTACAGAAACAAAGCAAGAAAGGATTATTTAGCAGTAGCCAAGAAAAGAAAACCAACAGTTAAAGAAAGAAGGAAAGCTATCAGAAAGCAACTGCAATATATCAACAGAAATTTAACTCATATTCAGCAGCTAATAAATTTAGGTGCGTCACTATTAAAACTGAGCAACAGTCAATATAAGATGTTGCTAGTAGTAGCAGAAGTTTATCGTCAACAGTTATGGTTATATGAAAATCAAAAAATTAGTATACAAGACCGCATTGTCAGTTTAAACCAACCACACATTCGTCCGATTATCCGAGGTAAAGCCGGGAGAACAGTAGAGTTTGGGGCTAAGTTTTCAGCTAGTTACTATGATGGCTATGTATTTTTAGACCATATTAGTTGGGACAACTTTAACGAATCAGGAGACTTAAAATCACAAGTAGAAGCATACAAAAACTACACCGGATATTATCCTGAATCAGTTCATGTTGATAAGATTTATCGGACGAGGGAGAATCGAGCTTGGTGTCAAGAAAGGGGAATTAGAATTAGTGGCCCACCACTAGGTAGACCCCCCCAAAATGTCAGCCCTGAAAAGAAGAAACAAGCCGCTTATGACGAAAGGATTCGTAATTGTATTGAGGGCAAGTTTGGACAAGGTAAACGAAGATTTAGCCTTGGTAGAGTTATGGCTAAACTTCCTCATACTTCTTTCACCGCTATTGCCATAACTTTTTTAGTTATGAATCTTTCTACTCTGCTATTACGGCTTTTTTGTGTATTTTTTTGCCTATTTTTCAAAACTGAGTCTTTTTTTACTTCTTCTATTATCGAAACTGATATTTCATTAAACCTTAAACAACAAAAACTTATCTTTTTTCTGGACTGA
- the coaBC gene encoding bifunctional phosphopantothenoylcysteine decarboxylase/phosphopantothenate--cysteine ligase CoaBC, with amino-acid sequence MVNSQPPTENRKSRVLVAVGGGIAAYKVCEVVSSLFKTGVEVRVLMTRSAQQFVTPLTLATLSRHPAYTDDDFWQPTHSRPLHIELGEWADLMVIAPLTANTLAKLTHGMADNLLTNTVLASTCPVLLAPAMNTDMWEQLTVQRNWQQLLTDSRYHGIGTASGLLACDRVGAGRMAEPPEILTYIQSLLHTQGKRDLALKRVLISAGGTQEYLDPVRYIGNPSTGKMGLALAQAALHRGAQVTLVHGAANWEVPLGVQAIPIISAEEMQQVMLEYLPNADIIIMSAAVADVKPKDYSIEKLPKRSLPQSLPLEPVPDIVAQLGQLKQPHQRLIGFAAQTGDIVTPAKEKLYSKKLDAIVANPIDKPDSGFGSDNNQAIFLNTQGQQQVIAPCSKLQMAHYLFDFIFK; translated from the coding sequence TCGGGTGCTTGTGGCTGTGGGCGGTGGTATTGCTGCTTACAAGGTTTGTGAAGTAGTTTCTAGTTTGTTTAAAACGGGGGTAGAGGTTCGAGTCCTGATGACTCGTTCAGCGCAGCAATTTGTGACACCCCTGACTTTAGCTACCCTCTCTCGTCACCCTGCTTATACTGATGATGATTTTTGGCAGCCTACTCACTCCCGTCCGTTGCATATTGAGTTAGGTGAGTGGGCAGATTTGATGGTAATTGCCCCCCTCACAGCGAATACCTTGGCTAAACTAACTCACGGGATGGCTGATAACTTACTCACCAATACGGTGTTAGCTTCCACTTGTCCGGTGTTGTTAGCGCCAGCGATGAATACTGATATGTGGGAACAGCTAACAGTGCAACGCAATTGGCAACAGTTATTAACAGATAGCAGGTATCATGGGATTGGTACAGCATCGGGTTTGTTAGCGTGCGATCGCGTCGGTGCTGGAAGAATGGCCGAACCTCCAGAAATTTTGACTTATATCCAATCTTTATTACATACCCAAGGCAAGCGAGACTTGGCCCTTAAGCGTGTTTTAATTAGTGCGGGGGGTACGCAAGAGTATCTTGACCCAGTGCGGTACATTGGTAATCCCTCTACAGGTAAAATGGGACTGGCATTAGCCCAAGCTGCTTTACATCGGGGTGCGCAAGTGACTTTGGTACATGGCGCTGCTAATTGGGAAGTTCCTCTGGGTGTACAAGCAATTCCTATTATTAGTGCCGAAGAAATGCAGCAGGTGATGCTGGAATATTTACCCAACGCAGATATCATTATTATGTCTGCGGCTGTGGCCGATGTGAAACCTAAAGATTATAGTATAGAGAAATTACCCAAGCGATCGCTCCCCCAATCCTTACCGTTGGAACCTGTACCAGATATAGTTGCTCAATTAGGGCAACTCAAACAACCACATCAGCGTTTAATTGGTTTTGCCGCCCAAACAGGGGATATAGTTACACCAGCTAAAGAAAAGTTATATAGTAAAAAATTAGATGCGATCGTTGCTAACCCCATCGACAAACCAGATAGTGGTTTTGGGAGTGACAATAACCAAGCCATCTTTTTAAATACTCAAGGGCAGCAACAAGTAATAGCGCCTTGTTCTAAACTGCAAATGGCACATTATTTGTTTGATTTTATTTTCAAATAG